In Sphaeramia orbicularis chromosome 15, fSphaOr1.1, whole genome shotgun sequence, a single genomic region encodes these proteins:
- the abcg8 gene encoding ATP-binding cassette sub-family G member 8, translated as MDSDVDTGVKHTYSSSQCRDTDLFSSEEDSSLYFTYSGGCNELEVNNLQYEVDTAAQIPWYERLSEFKLPWEINGNKQTAINKLSLRVHSGQMLAVIGSSGCGKTSLLDIITCRDEGGTITSGQILINGKPNTPKVVRKTVAHVRQDDRLLPHLTVRETLVFVAKLRLPTHFTKAQRDKRVDDVIAELRLRQCAHTRVGNDYVRGVSGGERRRVSIAVQLLWNPGILILDEPTSGLDSFTAHNLVITLSRLARGNRLVLLSVHQPRSDIFQLFDLVVLLSSGSAVYCGPACDMVPYFTALGYPCPRYCNPSDFYVDLISIDRRSPEQEAECLERARVLAEQFEEKVKDTEDHMWKPDGSSTSITSDDSSQQPGVVEGEQLITISQQINRLPGKLHQFTVLIRRHMYNDYRDLVTILVHGFEALLMSLLVGCLYYGAGQERLSIQDTVALLYMIGALTPFAVVLDVIAKCHTERAMLYHELEDGMYSVTSYFFAKVLGELPEHCVFTLVYGLPIYWLAGLNDAPDRFLLNFLLVWLMVYCSRAMALFVAAALPTLQTSSFMGNALFTVFYLTGGFVISLQNMWLVASWLSYISFMRWGFEGMLQVQFRGNKYPVTVNNYTIEIDGIHVVGILNMNQHPLYSCYLVLLAVCLVFMALYYLSLKFIKQKSSQDW; from the exons ATGGACTCGGACGTGGACACTGGTGTCAAGCACACTTACAGCTCCTCACAG TGCAGAGACACAGATTTGTTCTCGTCTGAAGAAGACAGCAGTCTCTACTTCACCTACAGTGGAGGGTGCAATGAGCTGGAGGTTAACAACCTGCAATATGAG gtggacacagcagcacagattCCCTGGTATGAAAGGTTGTCAGAGTTCAAGTTGCCATGGGAGATTAACGGAAACAAGCAGACGGCCATCAACAAACTCAGCCTGCGAGTTCACAGCGGACAAATGCTCGCTGTCATCGGCAGCTCAG GCTGTGGTAAAACGTCTTTGCTTGACATCATAACTTGCCGGGATGAGGGTGGGACAATAACCTCAGGCCAGATTCTGATCAATGGGAAGCCTAACACGCCCAAGGTGGTGAGGAAGACCGTCGCTCATGTTCGCCAGGATGACCGCCTTCTTCCTCACCTCACTGTCCGTGAGACTCTTGTCTTTGTGGCCAAACTGAGGCTTCCCACCCACTTCACAAAGGCTCAGAGGGACAAGAGG GTAGATGATGTCATTGCTGAGCTGCGGCTGCGACAGTGTGCACACACCAGAGTTGGAAATGACTATGTGAGGGGTGTttcaggaggagagaggaggagagtcaGCATCGCTGTGCAACTTCTCTGGAATCCTG GTATTTTGATCCTGGATGAGCCCACTTCAGGCTTGGACAGTTTCACTGCCCACAACCTGGTGATCACACTGTCCCGTCTGGCCCGGGGGAACCGTctggtcctgttgtcggtccacCAGCCTCGCTCTGACATCTTCCAGCTCTTTGACCTCGTCGTCCTGCTGTCGTCGGGTTCAGCTGTTTACTGCGGACCTGCTTGTGACATGGTGCCATATTTCACTGCCCTGGGATACCCCTGCCCACGATACTGCAACCCATCAGACTTCTATG TTGATCTGATCAGTATAGACCGCCGCAGTCCAGAGCAAGAAGCTGAATGTTTGGAGCGGGCCCGAGTTCTGGCGGAGCagtttgaagaaaaagtgaaagacACAGAAGATCATATGTGGAAACCAGATGGAAGCAGCACATCAATAACCTCCGATGACAG TTCTCAGCAGCCTGGGGTAGTGGAAGGAGAGCAGTTGATCACTATTTCACAGCAAATAAACAGACTACCAGGAAAACTACATCAATTTACTGTACTCATTAG GCGTCACATGTATAATGACTACAGAGACCTGGTCACCATATTGGTCCACGGCTTCGAGGCCCTTCTCATGTCACTGCTGGTCGGTTGTCTCTACTACGGTGCAGGACAGGAGCGACTGTCCATTCAGGACACGGTGGCACTCCTCTACATGATCGGAGCTCTCACGCCATTCGCTGTGGTGCTGGACGTCATAGCTAAAT GTCACACAGAGCGAGCCATGCTTTACCATGAGCTGGAGGACGGCATGTACTCAGTCACCTCATACTTCTTTGCTAAG gTCTTGGGGGAGCTACCCGAACATTGTGTGTTTACTTTGGTTTACGGTCTTCCCATCTATTGGCTGGCCGGCCTTAATGATGCTCCGGACCGATTCCTGCTCAATTTCCTGTTGGTGTGGCTGATGGTTTACTGCAGCCGTGCCATGGCTCTGTTTGTGGCTGCAGCTCTGCCTACCCTGCAAACCTCATCCTTTATGGGCAATGCATTGTTCACCGTCTTCTATCTGACTGGGGGGTTTGTCATCAGTCTGCAGAACATGTGGCTGG TGGCATCATGGCTGTCCTACATCTCCTTTATGCGTTGGGGCTTTGAGGGAATGCTGCAGGTTCAGTTCAGAGGCAACAAGTACCCAGTCACTGTCAATAACTACACCATAGAAATTGACGGCATTCAT GTGGTGGGTATTTTGAACATGAACCAACACCCTCTGTACTCATGTTATCTGGTGCTGCTGGCGGTCTGTCTAGTCTTCATGGCTCTTTACTACTTGTCCCTAAAATTCATCAAGCAGAAGTCAAGTCAAGACTGGTGA